Proteins co-encoded in one Plasmodium berghei ANKA genome assembly, chromosome: 11 genomic window:
- a CDS encoding NLI interacting factor-like phosphatase, with amino-acid sequence MGENETYKEASLTTGLLVSDNNNMKNNENRSIELNNTNSNNLSRETNNNNLGKKYNFNYNNLNISNKKFLLNKNHLYIKAGIKQGANNSKKFMNKGNIDNRNVNVNNNAIANTDKFSDKLNNNYNIENSGTENNTYTEQRNEYNYSNINYNHDSENGVTFNIRGCANNNINNGNNNIIQRKRRTNKFESGNQNYKNKQKKFYNTTVSDSLKRYNNNNSINVNNISSNEENENIQDFSNIEINKISNELNKRQLNNNRNLKNFKNLNNKKMFDNITFSINKYLNSNVNFQKHNNDQINNSYGKVKNKMTYKNLKIKNKENFNVPNDIRTHNSTSNISNEYINHKTNIDNVNNINSINNLIREINDDQVIENISNSSNYENINLLAQTFNYENVKILKTHLEGNINSANMMGKKRNNIYSNIEENKDNSNFFSYIEWLSEVSEITDEEKDIEDINNNNNRKNNNLRWSHHFNNSTFNNTNSEASHLSCSQINSKEFQNDQIVSDKMKGLYYQFGKYNYQNEQVEEFGQNENVTNTIDNKKFNENNKLPYFEENKNQGKLESDNISDPHLTIYSSEKKNDDFIEGEAEFDTYGMGEINSGNLIEAKNASSSNILKNPNNLNNIISSNLIQENEINKFPEPINHIPIEDLFITSYMPYPPEKYNNIYDLHEIKIISPHILKTIVHKKGKTYHSSLKDGKLILLLDLDNTLLQATSFAKFNMELPLENFIGENDEPELYKFFLPYYNFFYYLKFRPYVRQFLEILSLYYELSIYTNATREYADVVIAILDPDRTIFADRIVARCSSVDRDENKHFEKIYPNVDPKYVIAFDDRKDVWFDIPHSHILRAEHYNFFELSKYDIISHFKEPSTCKKRFVDMDMHLHYMIKIFLKIHKQFFENPLNVDVGKIIDNIMLSTLSNVGLYFTGFRKNSKNLQNVISTDCEERQKEIALELGAKIYSNYDDPGVTHIIAAKNCTDNLIKSKQSNYNHIEKVHTLWLYHCKGTLQNDKSSLFNADDLCKIYNNKPPLHPKKDHWFFGNKDAEKKQDNKNDCVKIENLKSRIFLGTGEYTNDAVICSPYEQINIKWIEKEVKLRQIYDNVSNFMAQDKTINLRLVEKRSNGETEKNIRNSNFILPSDLDISDKVIQNDK; translated from the coding sequence ATGGGTGAAAATGAAACTTATAAAGAAGCAAGCCTAACCACAGGTTTGTTGGTTAgcgataataataatatgaaaaataatgaaaatagaaGTATAGAATTAAATAACACTAATTCGAACAATTTGAGTAGggaaacaaataataataatttgggaaaaaaatataattttaattataataactTGAATATAAGCAATAAAAAGTTTTTgctaaataaaaatcatcTATATATTAAAGCGGGTATAAAACAAGGAGctaataattcaaaaaaatttatgaacAAAGGAAATATAGATAATAGAAATGTTAATGTAAATAACAATGCTATAGCAAATACTGATAAGTTTTctgataaattaaataataattataatatagaaaattcAGGTACTGAAAATAATACGTATACTGAACAGagaaatgaatataattattctaatattaattataatcatGATTCAGAAAATGGAGttacatttaatataaGAGGATGTGCTAACAACAACATAAACAatggtaataataatattattcaaagaaaaagaagaactaataaatttgaatCGGGAAATCaaaactataaaaataaacaaaaaaaattttataatacaaCAGTTAGTGATTCAttaaaaagatataataataataattctataaatgtgaataatataagtagtaatgaagaaaatgagAATATTCAAGATTTTTCCAATATtgaaattaacaaaattagTAATGAACTTAATAAAAgacaattaaataataatagaaatttaaaaaattttaaaaatttaaataacaaaaaaatgtttgataatataacaTTCTCGATAAACAAATACTTAAATTCTAACGTAAATTTCCAGAAACATAATAATGATCAAATAAACAATTCATATGGAAAagttaaaaacaaaatgacatataaaaatttgaaaattaaaaataaagaaaattttaatgtGCCTAACGATATAAGAACTCACAATTCTACATCtaatatatcaaatgagtatataaatcacaaaacaaatatagataatgtaaataatataaattctATAAACAATTTGATTCGTGAAATAAATGACGATCAAgtaatagaaaatatatccaATTCATCTAATTATGAGAATATAAATCTATTAGCACAAACCtttaattatgaaaatgtgaaaattttgaaaactCATCTGGAGGGGAATATAAATAGTGCAAATATGATGGGcaaaaaaaggaataatatatattctaatattgaagaaaataaagataattctaatttttttagttataTAGAATGGCTAAGTGAGGTTTCAGAAATAACTGACGAGGAAAAGGATATCGaagatattaataataacaataatagaaaaaataataatttgagATGGAGCCATCATTTTAACAATAGCACCTTTAACAACACAAACAGCGAAGCATCTCATTTAAGTTGTTCACAAATAAATTCAAAGGAGTTTCAAAATGACCAAATTGTGTCAGATAAAATGAAAGGGTTGTATTATCAGTttggaaaatataactaTCAAAATGAACAAGTAGAAGAATTTGgacaaaatgaaaatgtgACAAACACaattgataataaaaaatttaacgaaaataataaacttCCATATTTtgaggaaaataaaaatcaagGAAAATTAGAAAGTGATAATATATCCGATCCGCATTTAACTATATATAgttcagaaaaaaaaaatgatgatttTATAGAAGGGGAAGCAGAATTTGATACTTATGGAATGGGAGAAATAAATTCAGGAAACTTAATAGAAGCAAAAAATGCATCTAGTTCGAACATATTAAAGAACCCaaataatttgaataatataatctCTTCAAATTTGATtcaagaaaatgaaataaataaatttccaGAACCAATTAATCATATACCTATAGaagatttatttataacttCATACATGCCATATCCCCCTGaaaagtataataatatatacgatttacatgaaataaaaataatatcaccacatatattaaaaacaatagttcataaaaaaggaaaaacaTATCATTCGTCTTTAAAAGATGGAAaactaattttattattagatTTAGATAATACATTATTGCAAGCTACATCATTTGCTAAATTTAACATGGAATTACCtttagaaaattttataggcgaaaatgatgaacccgaattatataaattttttttaccttattataattttttttattacttaaAATTTCGACCTTATGTTCGCCAATTTTTAGagatattatcattatattatgaattatctatatatactaATGCAACAAGAGAATATGCAGATGTAGTTATCGCGATTCTAGATCCCGATAGAACCATTTTTGCTGATCGGATAGTTGCTAGATGTAGTAGCGTAGATAgagatgaaaataaacattttgaaaaaatttatcCAAATGTTGATCCAAAATATGTAATAGCATTTGATGACAGAAAAGATGTTTGGTTTGATATACCTCATTCTCACATTTTAAGAGCAGaacattataatttttttgaattaagTAAATATGACATTATTTCACATTTTAAAGAACCTAGTACATGCAAAAAAAGATTTGTAGATATGGATATGCATCTACATTATATGATCAAAatctttttaaaaattcataaacaattttttgaaaatccATTAAATGTAGATGTAGGCAAAATTATAGATAATATTATGCTTAGTACATTATCAAATGTGggattatattttacaggatttagaaaaaattcaaaaaatttacaaaatgtTATTTCAACAGATTGTGAAGAAAGGCAAAAAGAAATAGCATTAGAATTAGGAGCTAAAATTTATTCTAATTATGATGATCCTGGGGTTACACATATTATTGCTGCTAAAAACTGTACagataatttaattaaatcaAAACAATCAAATTATAACCATATTGAAAAAGTCCATACATTATGGTTATATCATTGTAAAGGTACGCttcaaaatgataaatcGTCACTATTCAATGCAGATGATCTTTgcaaaatttataataacaaaCCTCCTTTACATCCAAAAAAGGATCATTGGTTTTTTGGGAATAAAGAtgcagaaaaaaaacaagataacaaaaatgattgtgttaaaattgaaaatttgAAATCTCGTATATTTCTAGGTACGGGGGAATACACAAATGATGCTGTTATATGCTCTCCTtatgaacaaataaatattaaatggATAGAAAAAGAAGTTAAATTACgacaaatatatgataatgTTTCAAATTTTATGGCACAGGATAAAACTATAAATCTTAGATTAGTTGAAAAGAGAAGTAATGGTGaaacagaaaaaaatattagaaattcaaattttatacTTCCTTCTGATTTAGATATATCTGATAAAGTTATTCAAAATGACAAATAA